A window of the Lactuca sativa cultivar Salinas chromosome 5, Lsat_Salinas_v11, whole genome shotgun sequence genome harbors these coding sequences:
- the LOC111883693 gene encoding 60S ribosomal protein L44: MVNVPKTKKTYCKNKDCRKHTLHKVTQYKKGKDSLAAQGKRRYDRKQSGYGGQTKPVFHKKAKTTKKIVLRLQCQGCKHVSQHPIKRCKHFEIGGDKKGKGTSLF; the protein is encoded by the exons ATG GTTAACGTTCCTAAGACAAAGAAGACATACTGCAAGAATAAAGATTGCAGAAAGCATACATTGCATAAGGTGACACAGTACAAGAAGGGGAAAGATAGCTTAGCTGCTCAAGGAAAACGTCGTTATGACAGGAAGCAATCTGGTTATGGTGGTCAAACAAAGCCTGTCTTTCACAAGAAG GCAAAAACCACAAAGAAGATTGTGCTAAGGTTGCAATGCCAAGGTTGCAAGCATGTCTCACAGCACCCAATTAAG AGGTGCAAGCATTTTGAAATTGGTGGAGACAAGAAGGGCAAGGGAACTTCTCTCTTCTGA
- the LOC111883694 gene encoding cytochrome c oxidase subunit 6b-3, whose protein sequence is MAEIELKTAPGDYRFPTTNQSRHCFTRYIEFHRCVAAKGDGAGECEKFAKYYRSLCPAEWVDRWNEQRENGVFPGPL, encoded by the exons ATGGCTGAG ATTGAACTGAAGACTGCACCAGGTGACTATCGTTTCCCAACAACAAATCAAAGCAGACACTGTTTCACACGCTACATAGAGTTCCACAG ATGTGTAGCAGCTAAGGGTGATGGAGCTGGAGAATGTGAAAAGTTTGCTAAATACTATCGTTCTCTTTGCCCTGCTGAATGG GTTGACAGGTGGAATGAGCAGAGGGAAAATGGGGTTTTCCCGGGCCCTTTGTAA